Below is a window of Lodderomyces elongisporus chromosome 3, complete sequence DNA.
TTCGAATGAAAATATGAACATACAATTGATCAAATCAACCTTGCTAAATAAACTCCAGCAAAGAATTGCATACTgatgaagaacaagaagaaagaaaggaaaaagaaagaaataaaaagtgaTGAAGAATgagattgttttttttttttcaacaagaaTTTATCCTCTTCTCTCTCGCACTCATCTCCAGCGAATTTTTCTCATAAAAAGTCCAATGTCGCAGACATGTTCTTTTGAATCAGTTATTTACGACAGAAGCTAccattttctctttttgtacCCTTATGACCTTGAACCTTTGAGGCCTAACAACACCTTCACATGTATCACCATATATACTTTGAATAGCATTGCAATAATCTATATACGAGAGCTTTTACTGGGacctctctctttttttaaaaacaatTAGAAGAGTACATTACCTTCTTGATACAAGATAAACTTATTCTACAATGTCTGGAGATAATAAATACAAGTACAGGATAGAAATCCAACAAATGATGTTTGTTTCCGGCGAGTCTAACGATCCACCAATTGAAACTACTTCCTTAATTGAAGATATAGTTCGCGGTCAAGTTATAGAAATTCTTATTCAAACCACGAAAACTGCAAATAGTCGAGGCTCCAAAAGTATCGCACCCGAAGACGTCATTTTCCTTATAAGGCATGACAAAGCTAAGGTCAATAGACTACGAACGTATTTGTCATGGAAAGATGTGAGAAAGAATGCTAAAGACCAGGAAGGTGGGGGCACAGAGTCTCTTTTGGAAGGTGGTGGGGCAGATGCTAGTGCTGGCGGCAGTGGGGCTAATGGGGGTGCACCAGGTCAGCTGAGTGCAAACGATAGCTCTAAAATGCTTTCACGATATAAAAAGTCCAAGATCAGATTACCTTGGGAAGTACAATTTATGTTTAGTGAGCAGCATTTGGAGACCGCTGAGGAAAACGAACAATTTGACGAGGAAGAGAAAGCAGCAACCATAGCTTCGCTTAAAAGGTTAAAGATGGCCGACGATCGAACAAAGAACATGACTAGGGAAGAATACGTTCATTGGTCAGAATGTAGACAAGCATCGTTCACTTTCAGAAAGGCCAAGAGATTTAGAGAGTGGGCTCAAATGGCACAGTTGTGCGACTCTAGGCCGAATGATGATGTAATTGATATTTTGGGGTTCCTCACATTTGAGATTGTTTGTTCACTTACTGAAGAAGCAATGAATATCAAGAACTCGGAGGATAAATTGACTCAATTGCAGCAGGAGAAAAATAGAGagcaagaaaaacaaccgaaaaagagaaagtatTTGTTTGATAAGCCGGACGAGTTGGCATCGCCAATCATGCCCTATCACATAGAGGAAGCTTGGAGGAGGCTCCAAAAGACAGATTTCAAGCATAAAGCAGCCAGGTCTTTTGGAGGTGGCATGATCAAGACTAGAACAAGACTTATTTAGTATGGAAATAACAATAgtgaaaggaaaaaggaaaaaagaaagaaggaaaaagaaaaaggaaaaaagaaagaaggaaaaagaaaaaagagaaaagaaagagatacgagaaataaaagaaaaaagaatcgCGGTTATTGCTCCACTTacgttttttctttattacaACCACATTATCATTTATATAATTCGTTGTCGTTCAATTTTCGTACATCATCATTTGAGATTAGCTATTCCTTCTTCTGGTCAAAACCAATGGTCAGAGCAAGATTAGATTGATATTGAAAGTCCCGGTATCGAATGAATGCTTTGATACTGGGTTTGCCCT
It encodes the following:
- the SPT3 gene encoding Transcription initiation protein spt3, whose product is MSGDNKYKYRIEIQQMMFVSGESNDPPIETTSLIEDIVRGQVIEILIQTTKTANSRGSKSIAPEDVIFLIRHDKAKVNRLRTYLSWKDVRKNAKDQEGGGTESLLEGGGADASAGGSGANGGAPGQSSANDSSKMLSRYKKSKIRLPWEVQFMFSEQHLETAEENEQFDEEEKAATIASLKRLKMADDRTKNMTREEYVHWSECRQASFTFRKAKRFREWAQMAQLCDSRPNDDVIDILGFLTFEIVCSLTEEAMNIKNSEDKLTQLQQEKNREQEKQPKKRKYLFDKPDELASPIMPYHIEEAWRRLQKTDFKHKAARSFGGGMIKTRTRLI